Genomic window (Bacteroidota bacterium):
TGAAACCAGTTTGGAAACAGTCAAATCATAACTATAAGAAACAGCAACATCTTTAATATTTAATCCCCCCAAAATGGAAATAGCATCTTTTGTTTTTGTGGATTTAATAACGGGGATACCCCTATACCACAACCCAACGGTAAACGGATGCCTGTTGTAGTAAACGCCAAGGTCGAGTTGTTGCAACATGGCCTGAGTCCGGTAATTAAAAGCAACAGAAACACTTTGTTCGTCCACATTCATAAAAGCTTCATTTATAACTGTTTTTACACCTCCATAAACCGATAGTTTCAAAGGCACATAACGGGTATCTTCCTGAAGGGAAGTATTCATTCTCATCATGTGGTCAAGTGTTGAACCAAACCAGAAATTTTTATTAAAAGCCATCAGGGAAGTGGTAAAATCAATATGACCATTCTGATTGCCGGGAGGAGATTCTATTGACTGGGGTAAAACCTGATCATTATAATATTGATCAGCAAAGGTCAATTTTTCAAAATCTATTTTCCGCTGGTAATACATAAACTGAATTCCGGGTTGAATAAAAAAATCTTTGCCTG
Coding sequences:
- a CDS encoding PorP/SprF family type IX secretion system membrane protein, with protein sequence MMKKRLGIILLLFINLYGYSQDPQFSQFYAAPLYLGPSLAGTAGNSRVCLNYRDQWPKLSGKFLTYSLSYDTYLSQYNSGVGLLLLRDDAGSGKLTTTQAGLNYSYRVKAGKDFFIQPGIQFMYYQRKIDFEKLTFADQYYNDQVLPQSIESPPGNQNGHIDFTTSLMAFNKNFWFGSTLDHMMRMNTSLQEDTRYVPLKLSVYGGVKTVINEAFMNVDEQSVSVAFNYRTQAMLQQLDLGVYYNRHPFTVGLWYRGIPVIKSTKTKDAISILGGLNIKDVAVSYSYDLTVSKLVSSTGGAHEISIIYYFDQYFNGKSKHRITGAVPCPRF